One region of Cyanobium sp. M30B3 genomic DNA includes:
- a CDS encoding thioredoxin, whose translation MSVAQLTDANFESEVLRASTPVLVDVWAAWCGPCRLMAPLMDWAASAYTGRLAVGKLEADPNPVSRDLLKVQGLPALVLFHNGKEVARHEGAMAQAQLQAFLDAHL comes from the coding sequence GTGTCCGTCGCCCAGCTCACCGACGCCAACTTCGAGAGCGAAGTGCTGCGGGCGTCCACGCCGGTGCTGGTGGACGTGTGGGCCGCCTGGTGCGGTCCCTGCCGGCTGATGGCCCCGCTGATGGACTGGGCGGCCAGCGCCTACACCGGCCGGCTGGCGGTGGGCAAGCTGGAGGCCGATCCCAATCCCGTCAGCCGCGACCTGCTCAAGGTGCAGGGCCTGCCGGCCCTGGTGCTGTTCCACAACGGCAAAGAGGTGGCCCGCCACGAGGGCGCCATGGCCCAGGCCCAGTTGCAGGCCTTCCTGGATGCCCATCTCTGA
- a CDS encoding PspA/IM30 family protein, translated as MGFFERLSRLFRANANAVISSMEDPSKILDQSVEDMQRDLVKLRQAVATAIASQKRIQNQAEQAESQSKTWYERAELALKKGEEDLAREALSRRKTYQDTATALNTQLQTQSAQVEQLKKSLLQLESKISEAKTKKDMLKARAQAAQAQEQLQSAVTGLGTDNAMAAFERMEEKVQSLEARSQAAAELAGADLESQFAALQSSDVDDELAALRSRLENNQLEPNQEPIALPAEGGPAPQLEPVKVAEVDAELEELKRSIDKL; from the coding sequence ATGGGCTTCTTTGAACGCCTCAGCCGTCTGTTCCGCGCCAACGCCAACGCGGTGATCAGCAGCATGGAGGATCCGTCCAAGATTCTCGACCAGTCGGTGGAGGACATGCAGCGGGATCTGGTGAAACTCCGCCAGGCCGTGGCCACCGCCATCGCCAGCCAGAAGCGGATCCAGAACCAGGCGGAACAGGCGGAGAGCCAGTCGAAAACCTGGTACGAGCGTGCCGAACTGGCCCTCAAGAAAGGGGAGGAGGACCTGGCCCGCGAAGCCCTCTCCCGCCGCAAGACCTACCAGGACACCGCCACGGCCCTGAACACCCAGCTGCAGACCCAGTCGGCCCAGGTGGAGCAGCTCAAGAAGAGCCTGCTACAGCTGGAGAGCAAGATCTCCGAGGCCAAGACCAAGAAGGACATGCTCAAGGCCCGCGCCCAGGCGGCCCAGGCCCAGGAGCAGCTGCAGAGCGCCGTGACCGGCCTCGGCACCGACAACGCCATGGCGGCCTTCGAGCGCATGGAGGAGAAGGTGCAGTCGCTGGAGGCCCGCAGCCAGGCCGCCGCCGAGCTGGCCGGCGCCGACCTGGAGAGCCAGTTCGCCGCCTTGCAGAGCAGCGATGTGGACGACGAACTGGCCGCCCTGCGCAGCCGGCTGGAGAACAACCAGCTGGAGCCCAACCAGGAGCCCATCGCCCTGCCGGCCGAGGGTGGTCCGGCCCCCCAGCTCGAGCCGGTGAAGGTGGCCGAGGTGGATGCGGAACTGGAGGAGCTGAAGCGCTCGATCGACAAGCTCTGA
- a CDS encoding DUF721 domain-containing protein has protein sequence MPAKPRPSDLTCRRIGNLSLLLPPPRPPAAPLQQCLESIEQAWQRQGHLAALWQRWPSLAGPQLAPHCRPLRLQGSRLTVGAAPGPWLQALQYNRHQLLGALRAAGFPVRELRVEQHHAAPLPPPGMEEERATWARHPSRADVHGMGICPRCASPAPTGEMARWGHCSFCRRQELGTP, from the coding sequence ATGCCCGCCAAACCCCGCCCGTCCGATCTCACCTGCCGCCGCATCGGCAACCTGTCCTTGCTGCTGCCGCCGCCGCGGCCCCCAGCTGCCCCGCTGCAGCAGTGCCTGGAGAGCATCGAGCAGGCGTGGCAGCGCCAGGGCCATCTGGCGGCCCTGTGGCAGCGGTGGCCCAGCCTGGCCGGCCCCCAGCTCGCCCCCCACTGCCGGCCCCTGCGCCTGCAGGGCAGCAGGCTCACAGTGGGCGCCGCGCCGGGGCCCTGGCTGCAGGCCCTCCAGTACAACCGCCACCAGTTGCTGGGCGCCCTGCGGGCGGCAGGCTTCCCGGTGCGGGAACTGCGCGTGGAGCAGCACCATGCCGCTCCCCTGCCGCCCCCTGGCATGGAGGAGGAGCGGGCCACGTGGGCCCGCCACCCCAGCCGGGCAGACGTGCACGGCATGGGGATCTGCCCGCGCTGCGCCAGCCCGGCCCCGACGGGCGAGATGGCCCGCTGGGGGCACTGCAGCTTCTGTCGCCGCCAGGAGTTGGGCACCCCGTGA
- a CDS encoding glycosyltransferase family 39 protein: MWLASLGLGLLLFVWQLGSTGLVDETPPLFAASARAMAETGNWLIPWVNGLPRYDKPPLVYWAMGLLYGLPGQASWDPLGTWAARLPSALATVAVMQTLVHTLLRWPQARRRPGLTALGAALAFALSPLVLIWGRIAVSDALFSGCLAISLLLCWDSYAAGGRRWWAGWVLLGLAVLAKGPVAVVLLGLTLLGFGWLQRDLAGLARNLRPLRGGLITVLVAGPWYGLALLREGEPFWNSFFGYHNLQRFSSVVNNHGAPWWFFGLILVLASLPATPLLLLGLVRGLRGPVPPPALSLQRFATCWLLAVLLFFTAAATKLPSYWLPATPAAGLLIALAAQRGAWLAWRLMLVLAALLALVLALAPRWVPAIVTPEMPTLPQELLASGRLPLAAACFALAALFGLVAGWRRGHPAALVALQLPLVAFVLAVLLPLAQLGDRLRAEPVRRLAASAQRLSPRGLPSHLAMVGMLKPSLHFYGRRVVVYEEAGPRGLVNLSDRLAGESRQGQTPSPADGRSELLLVIDADTAAQPHWQGLEPERLDQAGIYQLWRLDRRRLEQRAAALRRRGWPPNWREPRPERY, from the coding sequence GTGTGGCTGGCCAGCCTGGGGTTGGGTCTGCTGCTGTTCGTGTGGCAGCTGGGCAGCACGGGTCTGGTGGACGAGACGCCGCCCCTGTTCGCCGCCTCGGCCCGGGCGATGGCGGAGACGGGCAACTGGCTGATCCCCTGGGTGAACGGTCTGCCCCGCTACGACAAGCCGCCCCTCGTGTATTGGGCGATGGGGCTGCTCTACGGCCTGCCCGGCCAGGCCAGCTGGGACCCCCTGGGCACCTGGGCGGCGCGCCTGCCCTCGGCCCTGGCCACGGTGGCGGTGATGCAGACCCTGGTGCATACCCTGCTGCGCTGGCCCCAGGCCCGCCGCCGTCCAGGTCTCACCGCCCTCGGTGCCGCCCTGGCCTTTGCCCTCTCGCCCCTGGTGCTGATCTGGGGCCGCATCGCCGTCAGCGATGCCCTGTTCAGCGGCTGCCTGGCGATCAGCCTGCTGCTCTGCTGGGACAGCTACGCCGCCGGCGGCCGCCGCTGGTGGGCCGGCTGGGTGCTGCTGGGGCTGGCCGTGCTGGCCAAGGGGCCGGTGGCGGTGGTGCTGCTGGGCCTCACCCTGCTGGGCTTCGGCTGGCTGCAGCGGGATCTGGCGGGGCTGGCGCGCAACCTGCGACCCCTGCGCGGCGGGCTGATCACGGTGCTGGTGGCCGGCCCCTGGTATGGCCTGGCCCTGCTGCGGGAGGGAGAGCCCTTCTGGAACAGCTTCTTCGGCTACCACAACCTGCAGCGCTTCAGCAGCGTGGTGAACAACCACGGGGCGCCCTGGTGGTTCTTCGGCCTGATCCTGGTGCTGGCCAGCCTGCCCGCCACGCCGCTGCTGCTGCTCGGTCTGGTGCGGGGTCTGCGGGGGCCGGTGCCGCCGCCGGCGCTGTCGCTGCAGCGCTTCGCCACCTGCTGGCTGCTGGCGGTGCTGCTGTTCTTCACGGCTGCCGCCACCAAGCTGCCCAGCTACTGGCTGCCGGCCACCCCGGCGGCTGGCCTGCTGATCGCCCTGGCCGCCCAGCGCGGGGCCTGGCTGGCCTGGCGGTTGATGCTGGTGCTGGCGGCCCTGCTGGCCCTGGTGCTGGCCCTGGCCCCGCGCTGGGTGCCGGCGATCGTCACCCCCGAGATGCCCACGCTGCCCCAGGAGCTGCTCGCCAGCGGTCGCCTGCCCCTGGCGGCGGCCTGCTTCGCGCTGGCCGCCCTGTTTGGCCTGGTGGCGGGCTGGCGGCGCGGCCATCCCGCGGCCCTGGTGGCCCTGCAGCTGCCGCTGGTGGCATTCGTGCTGGCGGTGCTGCTGCCGCTGGCCCAGCTGGGCGACCGGCTGCGGGCCGAGCCGGTGCGTCGTCTGGCGGCCAGCGCCCAGCGCCTGAGTCCGAGGGGCCTGCCCTCCCACCTGGCGATGGTGGGCATGTTGAAGCCCTCCCTCCATTTCTATGGCCGCCGGGTGGTGGTGTACGAGGAGGCCGGACCCCGCGGCCTGGTGAACCTCAGCGACCGCCTGGCCGGGGAGAGCCGCCAGGGGCAGACCCCAAGCCCCGCCGATGGCCGCAGTGAACTGTTGCTGGTGATCGACGCCGACACGGCCGCCCAGCCCCACTGGCAGGGTCTGGAGCCGGAACGGCTCGACCAGGCGGGCATCTATCAGCTGTGGCGGCTCGACCGGCGCCGGCTGGAGCAGCGGGCGGCGGCCCTGCGCCGCCGGGGCTGGCCGCCGAACTGGCGCGAGCCCCGGCCCGAGCGCTACTGA
- a CDS encoding glycosyltransferase, producing the protein MRILVVSTPVGRLGSGRGGGVELTATALVAGLLRRGHALTVLAAEGSLLPPTCAGAVLWLEAGQDQPSWQHQPRQAPVQIPARSLLGALWRRALAGQQGFDVIVNLGYDWLPLWLTPHTTTPLAHLVSMGSVAEAMDDLIAEIAGSHPHHLAFHTAAQAADFQLAGPPWLVGNGFDLDRYRLAERPQALLGWAGRVAPEKGLEDGARVAARLGLPLAVWGLREDPDYARRVEAMVPPGTLQWRGFLPTDQLQAELGRCAVLLNTPKWNEAFGNVVVEAMACGVPVAAYARGGPAELVQEGINGALAPADDLDGLLAAVERARLVPRQSCRRWVERHCSCEAFAARLEQWLQAVCESWAQRR; encoded by the coding sequence ATGCGGATTCTGGTGGTGAGCACGCCGGTGGGGCGACTCGGCAGTGGCCGGGGCGGAGGGGTGGAGCTCACGGCCACCGCCCTGGTGGCCGGCCTGTTGCGCCGGGGCCATGCCCTCACGGTGCTGGCGGCGGAGGGGTCGCTGCTGCCGCCCACCTGCGCCGGCGCCGTGCTCTGGCTGGAGGCGGGCCAGGACCAGCCCAGCTGGCAACACCAGCCCCGCCAGGCCCCGGTGCAGATCCCCGCCCGATCGCTGCTGGGGGCGCTGTGGCGCCGGGCCCTGGCTGGGCAGCAGGGCTTCGACGTGATCGTGAACCTCGGCTACGACTGGCTGCCCCTGTGGCTGACGCCCCACACCACCACGCCCCTGGCCCATCTGGTGAGCATGGGGTCAGTGGCCGAGGCGATGGATGACCTGATCGCCGAGATCGCCGGCAGCCATCCTCACCACCTGGCGTTTCACACCGCCGCCCAGGCCGCCGATTTCCAGTTGGCAGGCCCGCCGTGGCTGGTGGGCAATGGCTTTGACCTCGACCGCTACCGCCTGGCCGAGCGGCCGCAGGCCCTGCTGGGCTGGGCCGGCCGGGTGGCCCCCGAGAAGGGCCTGGAGGATGGGGCCCGGGTGGCCGCGCGCCTGGGCCTGCCCCTGGCGGTGTGGGGGCTGCGGGAGGACCCTGACTACGCCCGCCGGGTGGAGGCGATGGTGCCGCCAGGAACCCTGCAGTGGCGAGGCTTTCTGCCCACTGACCAGCTGCAGGCGGAGCTGGGCCGCTGTGCCGTGCTGCTCAACACCCCCAAGTGGAACGAGGCCTTCGGCAACGTGGTGGTGGAGGCGATGGCCTGCGGTGTGCCGGTGGCGGCCTATGCCCGGGGCGGCCCGGCGGAGCTGGTGCAGGAGGGGATCAATGGTGCCCTGGCCCCGGCGGATGACCTGGACGGTCTGCTGGCGGCCGTCGAGAGGGCGCGGCTGGTGCCACGCCAGTCCTGCCGCCGCTGGGTGGAGCGGCACTGCTCCTGTGAGGCCTTTGCCGCCCGGCTGGAGCAGTGGTTGCAGGCGGTGTGCGAGAGCTGGGCCCAGCGCCGATAG
- a CDS encoding DMT family transporter, translating into MVQAPRWSVLRLPAMLLPFALWGTAMAAMKPLLAGGTPLQLACLRLLPAGLVLLPVALGLGRPLAVDRRDWPWLLAFALVDGSLFQGLLARGLGQTGAGLGSVLIDSQPLLVALLARSLFGEAINPVGWLGLMLGLLGILCLGLPPSLLQHWWLDGPAAIGVRAWSHGELWMLGAAAAMAVGTVLCRYASRHSDPVAVTAWHMLIGALPLALLAALPVRQGAAWLPAWGALQWGLLAYATLFGTALAYGLFFSFASRGDLTGFTALTFLTPVFALACGVLWLGEQLRPLQWLGAALALLSVLLINRRAQLWQGGVPGAPEAAAESP; encoded by the coding sequence ATGGTTCAGGCCCCGCGCTGGTCCGTCTTGCGCCTGCCGGCGATGCTGCTGCCCTTTGCCCTCTGGGGCACGGCGATGGCGGCGATGAAGCCCCTGCTGGCGGGGGGCACCCCCCTGCAGCTGGCCTGTCTGCGGCTGCTGCCGGCGGGACTGGTGCTGCTGCCGGTGGCCCTGGGGCTGGGCCGGCCCCTCGCCGTGGATCGCCGCGACTGGCCCTGGCTGCTGGCCTTCGCCCTGGTGGATGGCAGCCTGTTCCAGGGCCTGCTGGCCCGTGGCCTGGGCCAGACAGGCGCGGGCCTCGGCTCGGTGCTGATCGACTCCCAGCCCCTGCTGGTGGCCCTGCTGGCCCGCAGCCTGTTCGGCGAGGCGATCAACCCCGTGGGCTGGCTGGGCCTGATGCTCGGCCTGCTCGGCATCCTCTGCCTGGGACTGCCCCCCTCCCTGTTGCAGCACTGGTGGCTCGATGGCCCGGCTGCCATCGGTGTGCGCGCCTGGAGTCACGGTGAGCTGTGGATGCTCGGCGCGGCGGCGGCGATGGCCGTGGGCACGGTGCTCTGCCGTTACGCCAGCCGCCACAGCGATCCGGTGGCGGTGACCGCCTGGCACATGCTGATCGGCGCTCTGCCCCTGGCCCTGCTGGCCGCCCTGCCCGTGCGGCAGGGGGCGGCCTGGCTGCCGGCCTGGGGTGCTCTGCAGTGGGGTCTGCTGGCCTACGCCACCCTGTTCGGCACGGCCCTGGCCTACGGCCTCTTCTTCTCGTTCGCCAGCCGCGGTGACCTCACCGGCTTCACCGCCCTCACCTTCCTCACCCCGGTGTTCGCCCTGGCCTGCGGCGTGCTGTGGCTGGGGGAGCAGCTGCGGCCGCTGCAGTGGCTGGGCGCTGCCCTGGCCCTGCTTTCCGTGCTGCTGATCAACCGCCGGGCCCAGCTCTGGCAGGGTGGCGTGCCTGGGGCCCCTGAAGCGGCCGCGGAGTCACCCTGA
- the sppA gene encoding signal peptide peptidase SppA gives MVWPWRRKSRRTLARIALEGPIAGGTRKRVLKALRQVEQRECPALLLRIDSPGGTVGDSQEIHAALLRLRDKGCRVVASFGNISASGGVYVGVAAETIVANPGTITGSIGVILRGNNISKLLERVGISFETVKSGLYKDILSPDRALTGEERELLQSLIDSSYSQFVAAVAEGRGLPEERVRAFADGRVFSGAQALELGLVDELGDEERARELACSLAGLDARKTRPTEFGAAPRRFGGLLPGRSALRALCQVLSLELAWAGQPLWLWRP, from the coding sequence ATGGTCTGGCCCTGGCGCCGCAAGTCCCGTCGCACCCTCGCCCGGATTGCGCTGGAAGGTCCGATCGCCGGTGGCACCCGCAAGCGGGTGCTCAAGGCCCTGCGCCAGGTGGAGCAGCGGGAGTGCCCCGCCCTGCTGCTGCGCATCGACAGCCCCGGCGGCACCGTGGGCGACAGCCAGGAGATTCACGCCGCCCTGCTGCGCCTGCGCGACAAGGGCTGCCGGGTGGTGGCCAGCTTCGGCAACATCTCGGCCTCCGGCGGGGTGTATGTGGGCGTGGCCGCCGAGACGATCGTGGCCAATCCCGGCACGATCACCGGCTCGATCGGCGTGATCCTGCGCGGCAACAACATCTCCAAACTGCTGGAGCGGGTGGGAATCAGTTTCGAGACGGTGAAGAGCGGCCTCTACAAGGACATCCTCTCGCCGGACCGGGCCCTCACCGGCGAGGAGCGGGAGCTGCTGCAGAGCCTGATCGACTCCAGCTACAGCCAGTTCGTGGCCGCCGTGGCCGAGGGCCGGGGCCTGCCGGAGGAGCGGGTGCGCGCCTTCGCCGATGGCCGGGTGTTCAGCGGCGCCCAGGCCCTGGAGCTGGGGCTGGTGGACGAGCTGGGCGACGAGGAGCGGGCACGGGAACTGGCCTGCAGCCTGGCCGGCCTCGATGCGCGCAAAACCAGACCCACGGAGTTCGGGGCCGCCCCGCGCCGCTTCGGCGGCCTGCTGCCCGGTCGCTCGGCCCTGCGGGCGCTCTGCCAGGTCCTCAGCCTGGAACTGGCCTGGGCAGGCCAGCCCCTCTGGCTCTGGCGGCCATGA
- the aroH gene encoding chorismate mutase, whose amino-acid sequence MSEGLQLRALRGATTAEANTAEAIASAVAELVDALVARNGLEGERVVSVTFSVTADLDAVFPAAVARRRNGWDHVALLDCQQMAVAGDLPRCIRLLAHAWLEGQRQPCHPYLREAGRLRPDRAS is encoded by the coding sequence ATGAGCGAGGGCCTGCAACTGCGGGCCCTGCGCGGGGCCACCACCGCCGAGGCCAACACCGCCGAGGCCATCGCCAGCGCCGTGGCCGAACTGGTGGATGCCCTGGTGGCCCGCAACGGGCTGGAGGGAGAACGGGTGGTGTCGGTGACCTTCTCGGTCACGGCCGATCTGGATGCGGTGTTTCCGGCCGCGGTCGCCCGGCGACGCAACGGCTGGGATCACGTGGCCCTGCTCGACTGCCAGCAGATGGCCGTGGCGGGCGATCTGCCCCGCTGCATCCGCCTGCTGGCCCACGCCTGGCTGGAGGGCCAGCGCCAGCCCTGCCATCCCTACCTACGCGAGGCCGGCCGGCTGCGGCCCGACCGCGCCAGCTAG
- a CDS encoding DUF2808 domain-containing protein encodes MAISPLARLGRPLAGLAAAAGLGAAGLLGLTASGHGPLVQPAAAQGTPGLLEFRWDNNRDYRKLYFYITNTQRLRRSEYYLILKPRDRKTAILKLSVTIPPSFDARIDTKRVKLCKMSEGGMLTRTRCVEEIPATIELAENGRALEIFPDTPVPDTGTIGVYMRLFNPFNTGMYQFNALAQAPGDVPISGYLGSWLIQIEPPNN; translated from the coding sequence ATGGCAATTTCCCCACTGGCGCGGCTGGGCCGACCCCTGGCTGGCCTCGCCGCTGCCGCGGGCCTGGGCGCCGCCGGTCTGCTCGGCCTCACCGCCTCGGGCCACGGTCCCCTGGTTCAGCCAGCGGCCGCCCAGGGGACTCCAGGCCTGTTGGAGTTCCGCTGGGACAACAACCGGGACTACCGCAAGCTGTACTTCTACATCACGAACACCCAGCGGTTACGCCGTTCGGAGTATTACCTGATCCTCAAGCCGCGGGACCGCAAGACCGCCATCCTCAAGCTCAGCGTCACCATTCCACCCTCGTTTGACGCCCGGATTGATACCAAACGGGTGAAGCTCTGCAAGATGAGCGAAGGCGGCATGCTGACCCGCACCCGCTGCGTGGAGGAGATTCCGGCCACGATCGAACTGGCCGAGAACGGCAGAGCCCTGGAGATCTTCCCCGACACTCCGGTGCCGGACACCGGCACGATCGGGGTGTACATGCGACTGTTCAATCCCTTCAACACGGGCATGTACCAGTTCAATGCCCTGGCCCAGGCCCCCGGCGACGTACCGATCTCCGGCTACCTGGGCAGCTGGCTGATTCAGATCGAACCACCCAACAACTGA
- the rpmH gene encoding 50S ribosomal protein L34: MTKRTLEGTSRKRKRVSGFRVRMRTHTGRRVIRARRRRGRARLAV; the protein is encoded by the coding sequence ATGACCAAGCGCACTCTTGAAGGAACCAGCCGCAAGCGCAAGCGGGTCTCCGGCTTTCGCGTCCGGATGCGCACCCATACCGGCAGACGAGTGATCCGGGCGCGCCGCCGCCGCGGTCGCGCCCGTCTGGCGGTCTGA
- a CDS encoding PH domain-containing protein, translating to MSKSSPASPGAQIQETVFYEGGPARGDLLLNLLFGLTLIGIPFAVGAIVRALWLRFRITSRRIEVNGGWMGRDRSQVVYSQIREVRSVPRGFGAWGDMVLVLNDGAKLEMRSVPRFRELETYIEERRQAGQPAKAKGIAA from the coding sequence ATGAGCAAATCTTCCCCCGCCTCCCCCGGCGCTCAGATCCAGGAAACCGTGTTCTACGAGGGCGGGCCGGCCCGGGGCGACCTGCTGCTCAATCTGCTGTTCGGTCTCACCCTGATCGGCATTCCCTTCGCCGTGGGGGCGATCGTGCGCGCCCTGTGGCTGCGCTTTCGCATCACCAGCCGGCGGATCGAGGTGAATGGCGGCTGGATGGGGCGAGACCGCAGCCAGGTGGTGTACAGCCAGATCCGCGAGGTGCGCAGCGTCCCCCGGGGTTTCGGCGCCTGGGGCGACATGGTGCTGGTGCTCAACGACGGCGCCAAGCTGGAGATGCGCTCCGTGCCCCGCTTTCGCGAACTCGAGACCTACATCGAAGAGCGTCGCCAGGCCGGCCAGCCCGCCAAAGCCAAGGGGATCGCCGCCTGA
- the yidC gene encoding membrane protein insertase YidC: MIGYISDNLLIPILDFFYGLVPSYGLAIVALTVVIRLALFPLSAGSIRNARRMRIAQPVMQQRQAEIRSKHANNPQKQQEELGKLMQEFGSPLAGCLPLLVQMPILFALFATLRGSPFADVPYTFNVKVLPAEQIATVEPKPFNSASHSIFLSSSNHVPVIGTLEKGTKLGVGDTTTVNLHTKEGTSFASVLTGAENGSRFTPSWSVTKGDGVVSVDQNGTITALAPGDATVEAKVPGLAARTGFLFIQALGQVGFMGDAGVNWDIAVLVAAFGASLFISQILSGMGMPANPQQSTANKITPVMITAMFLFFPLPAGVLLYMVVANIFQALQTFLLSREALPDNLQKILDQQMAQQAVTVTANASGDRLPFEPKGKK; this comes from the coding sequence GTGATCGGCTACATCTCCGACAACCTGCTGATTCCGATCCTCGACTTCTTCTACGGATTGGTGCCCAGCTATGGCCTGGCGATCGTCGCCCTCACGGTGGTGATCCGCCTGGCGCTGTTCCCGCTCAGCGCCGGCTCGATCCGCAATGCCCGGCGGATGCGCATCGCCCAGCCGGTGATGCAGCAGCGCCAGGCGGAGATCCGCAGCAAGCACGCCAACAACCCCCAGAAGCAGCAGGAGGAACTGGGCAAGCTGATGCAGGAGTTCGGCAGCCCGCTGGCCGGCTGTCTGCCCCTGCTGGTGCAGATGCCGATCCTGTTCGCCCTGTTCGCCACCCTGCGCGGCTCACCGTTCGCCGATGTGCCCTACACCTTCAACGTGAAGGTGCTGCCGGCCGAGCAGATCGCCACGGTGGAGCCCAAGCCGTTCAACAGCGCCAGCCACTCGATCTTCCTGAGCAGCAGCAACCACGTACCGGTGATCGGCACCCTGGAGAAGGGCACCAAGCTGGGCGTGGGCGACACCACCACGGTGAACCTGCACACCAAGGAGGGCACCAGTTTCGCCAGCGTGCTCACGGGGGCCGAGAACGGCAGTCGCTTCACCCCCAGCTGGAGCGTCACAAAAGGCGACGGCGTGGTGAGTGTGGACCAGAACGGCACGATCACAGCCCTTGCCCCCGGTGACGCCACGGTGGAGGCCAAGGTGCCCGGCCTGGCTGCCCGCACCGGCTTCCTGTTCATCCAGGCCCTGGGTCAGGTGGGCTTCATGGGCGACGCAGGCGTGAACTGGGACATCGCCGTGCTGGTGGCGGCCTTCGGCGCCAGCCTGTTCATCTCCCAGATCCTCTCGGGGATGGGGATGCCGGCCAACCCCCAGCAGTCCACGGCCAACAAGATCACGCCGGTGATGATCACGGCAATGTTCCTGTTCTTCCCCCTGCCGGCCGGGGTATTGCTCTACATGGTGGTGGCCAACATCTTCCAGGCGCTGCAGACCTTCCTGCTCAGCCGCGAGGCCCTGCCCGACAATCTCCAGAAGATCCTCGACCAGCAGATGGCCCAGCAGGCCGTCACAGTCACCGCCAACGCCAGCGGCGACCGGCTGCCCTTCGAGCCCAAGGGGAAGAAGTGA
- a CDS encoding DUF177 domain-containing protein translates to MNPLRPVAIQELSGLAEGRRWDIDQPLPELASLTPVRGHVQASHRGNVLEVEGEASTIVTLCCDRCLQHFNHPLSFHTHELLWLGEQARQQGLETSLIEQGEAVLDLDPDALSESLDPQGSFDPGHWTFEQLSLQLPAVNRCGPDCPGPASWGSADSGIDPRWAGLQALRGGDGETR, encoded by the coding sequence GTGAACCCGCTGCGGCCGGTTGCCATCCAGGAGCTCAGCGGCCTGGCTGAAGGCCGCCGCTGGGACATCGATCAGCCCCTGCCCGAGCTCGCCAGTCTCACGCCGGTGCGTGGCCACGTGCAGGCCAGCCACCGCGGCAATGTGCTGGAGGTGGAGGGTGAAGCGTCCACGATCGTGACCCTCTGCTGCGACCGCTGCCTGCAGCACTTCAACCACCCGCTCAGCTTTCACACCCATGAGCTGCTCTGGCTGGGGGAACAGGCCCGCCAGCAGGGACTGGAAACCAGCCTGATCGAACAGGGCGAGGCGGTGCTCGATCTCGACCCCGATGCCCTCAGCGAGAGCCTCGATCCCCAGGGCAGCTTCGATCCCGGCCACTGGACCTTCGAGCAGCTCAGCCTGCAGCTGCCGGCCGTGAACCGCTGCGGCCCCGACTGTCCGGGTCCCGCCAGCTGGGGCAGCGCCGACAGCGGCATCGATCCCCGCTGGGCCGGGCTGCAGGCCCTGCGGGGCGGGGATGGCGAAACCCGATGA